A window of the Maniola hyperantus chromosome 16, iAphHyp1.2, whole genome shotgun sequence genome harbors these coding sequences:
- the LOC117989366 gene encoding uncharacterized protein: protein MSVPMVKKCCFRASLHTGTLIIGYIYTVWSLLELLGYSLLVTLVPIGRYGTISGHKYALYITAAVVSGVTLLCSILLIVAAHKKLASLTLPWTIVTGILTAVFFIMCLTGISLILQDSGEMLEVEAIVIAVHLTRACISVYCIVVVHSRHKQMMYQDDERRFQRSGRVYQPVRTKDLAL from the exons ATGAGTGTGCCCATggtaaaaaaatgttgttttcgAGCTAGTCTGCACACAGGGACCTTAATTATTGGTTATATTTATACG GTGTGGTCACTTCTGGAGCTGCTAGGCTACTCGCTGCTAGTGACGCTGGTGCCGATCGGCCGCTATGGCACCATCTCCGGCCACAAGTACGCTCTGTACATCACCGCGGCAGTCGTCAGCGGAGTCACCCTGCTGTGCTCCATCCTGCTCATCGTGGCGGCTCACAAG AAGCTCGCATCGCTCACGCTGCCGTGGACGATCGTGACGGGCATCCTGACGGCGGTGTTCTTCATCATGTGCCTGACTGGCATCAGCCTCATCCTGCAGGACTCGGGCGAGATGCTGGAGGTGGAAGCCATCGTCATCGCTGTGCATCTCACGAGGGCTT GTATATCGGTGTACTGCATAGTAGTGGTGCACAGCCGGCACAAACAGATGATGTACCAGGACGACGAGCGCCGCTTCCAGCGCTCCGGCCGCGTGTACCAGCCCGTGCGGACCAAGGACCTGGCCCTATAG
- the LOC117989367 gene encoding uncharacterized protein, producing MCVPLSRCCFCMSLDVGSKVISIINLMSSVMIGMVYGTAAMLPAPVAENRKIVYAIIASIAMFQVLIGCLLIYGVFGKKPWLILPWLVTSWVFCLTLLALTVFGSILTALQYAAGEETAAEVSTMASVYCVYGVVLYYFASVINSRRGEMLRDSSTESSQGLMRRDVFKYPT from the exons ATGTGTGTTCCGTTGTCGAGATGTTGTTTTTGTATGAGCTTGGACGTCGGCTCAAAGGTTATTTCTATTATTAACTTG ATGTCATCAGTAATGATCGGCATGGTGTACGGCACGGCCGCCATGCTGCCGGCGCCGGTGGCCGAGAACCGGAAGATCGTATACGCCATCATAGCCAGCATCGCCATGTTCCAGGTGCTCATTGGCTGCCTCTTGATCTATGGCGTGTTTGGG AAGAAGCCCTGGCTAATACTTCCGTGGCTGGTGACGAGCTGGGTGTTCTGCTTGACGCTGCTGGCGCTGACCGTCTTCGGCTCGATCCTCACAGCGCTCCAGTACGCGGCGGGGGAGGAAACGGCTGCCGAAGTCAGCACCATGGCTTCAGTCTACTGTGTTTATGGAG TGGTGTTGTACTACTTCGCGTCAGTGATCAACAGCAGAAGAGGCGAAATGCTTCGAGACTCTTCCACGGAATCCTCCCAGGGGTTGATGAGGCGAGACGTGTTCAAGTATCCAACGTAG